Proteins from a genomic interval of Debaryomyces hansenii CBS767 chromosome E complete sequence:
- a CDS encoding DEHA2E16082p (similar to uniprot|P38359 Saccharomyces cerevisiae YBR294W SUL1 High affinity sulfate permease), whose product MSVHESQVPEIQEFQPEAQEHDFDYANDEYEIKNSNVLVPSYNEREVTVVDWGQEVFGSPLQKATNYFISLFPIAQWILHYNRKWLYGDLIAGITVGVVLVPQSMSYAQLAGLSAEYGLYSSFVGVFIYSFFATSKDVSIGPVAVMSMQVGKVIQNVQAKVGEDKYDPAEIATFLSLICGGIATGIGILRLGFILEFISIPAVMGFMSGSAFSIIVGQVPGLMGYNSLVNTRSASYMVVIDTLKNLPNTTVDAAFGLVCLFILFVWKFSTEIAMKRWPRYKLWFFYSQNLRNAIVLIVATAISWGIVHPQKVAFDGPASDFKPPIKTIGEVPSGLQHVGVMTIPDNIISSMASEIPVSTIILLLEHIAISKSFGRVNDYKVVPDQELIAIGVNNLIGTFFNAYPATGSFSRSALKAKCGVRTPLAGIFTGAVVLLALYCLTSAFYYIPKAVLSAVIIHAVSDLIANYKVTWNFWRISPLDCGIFLIAVIITVFSSIENGVYFAICASVAVLLFRVSKPQGFFLGRIQVAEVINPIIDNSNSDSSSTISGDANYNNSSSDVSKDIEIHQVLSNTSNYQATSSNKFKSKEAITTSPSTHKLLDNNPNIRFHTRWVPLTKENINSDLQVRPPPPGVIVYKPIEAFTYPNASTQIERVTDEVKRITRRGKPYNSNDVGSRPWNDPGPLQWSIPFFKNKNAKVETPQEDNRPILKIVHFDFSTVASVDVTSIQALVDLRKALNIYADREVEFHFSGILSPWIRRGLMNAGFGSYSEDGLVSDTTYVNIATSSKTQDIESGINDQYFAAVSTNTPYFHLDIPNF is encoded by the coding sequence ATGTCGGTTCATGAATCACAGGTACCAGAAATACAGGAGTTCCAACCTGAAGCACAAGAACATGATTTCGACTACGCTAACGACGAATACGAAATAAAGAATAGCAATGTTTTAGTGCCTCTGTATAATGAAAGAGAAGTGACAGTTGTGGACTGGGGCCAAGAGGTATTTGGTAGTCCATTACAAAAGGCAACAAACTAtttcatttcattatttccaattgcTCAATGGATATTGCATTATAATAGAAAATGGCTCTACGGTGATCTCATTGCAGGTATCACTGTTGGTGTTGTTTTAGTTCCACAATCGATGTCATATGCCCAGTTAGCGGGTTTGTCAGCTGAATACGGGTTGTATTCATCATTCGTTGGTGTCTTCATATATTCCTTCTTTGCCACCTCAAAAGATGTTTCTATTGGACCAGTTGCTGTCATGTCGATGCAAGTGGGTAAGGTGATACAGAATGTTCAAGCGAAAGTAGGCGAAGATAAATATGACCCTGCGGAAATAGCGACATTTTTGTCCTTAATTTGTGGTGGTATCGCTACTGGTATTGGTATTTTAAGATTAGGATTTATCTTGGAGTTTATTTCCATTCCAGCGGTCATGGGTTTCATGTCCGGATCAGCCTTCAGTATTATTGTTGGACAAGTTCCAGGCTTAATGGGATATAATTCGTTGGTCAATACTAGAAGTGCTTCATATATGGTGGTCATTGATACATTAAAGAACTTGCCAAACACTACGGTGGATGCAGCATTCGGTTTGGTTTGTttgtttatattgtttGTTTGGAAATTCCTGACTGAAATTGCCATGAAAAGATGGCCAAGATACAAGCTTTGGTTTTTCTATTCACAAAATTTAAGAAATGCCATCGTTTTAATTGTGGCTACTGCAATTTCCTGGGGCATTGTTCATCCTCAGAAGGTTGCGTTTGACGGCCCAGCTTCGGATTTCAAACCACCGATCAAGACTATCGGTGAAGTTCCTTCTGGATTGCAACATGTCGGTGTCATGACAATTCcagataatattatttcccTGATGGCTTCTGAGATTCCAGTTTCTACCattatcttattattagaGCATATAGccatttcaaaatcattcgGTAGAGTTAATGATTATAAGGTTGTGCCAGatcaagaattaattgctATTGGggtcaataatttaattggtACATTCTTTAATGCATATCCTGCCACGGGTTCATTCTCAAGATCTGCTTTAAAGGCCAAGTGTGGTGTCAGAACACCTTTGGCTGGTATATTCACAGGTGCTGTTGTTTTGTTAGCTTTATACTGTTTAACGAGTGCTTTCTACTATATTCCTAAGGCGGTATTGTCAGCTGTTATTATCCATGCAGTTTCTGATTTGATTGCCAATTACAAAGTCACTTGGAATTTTTGGAGAATTAGTCCCTTAGACTGTGGgattttcttgattgcAGTTATTATTACTGTCTTTTCATCTATTGAGAATGGTGTCTACTTTGCAATTTGTGCTTCTGTAGCAGTCTTGTTATTCCGTGTTTCCAAACCTCAAGGTTTCTTTTTGGGTAGAATTCAAGTTGCTGAAGTTATCAATCCAATTATCGATAATTCTAACTCGGATAGCTCCTCAACTATTAGCGGCGATGCCAATTATAACAATTCATCTTCCGATGTTTCAAAGGATATTGAAATCCATCAAGTTTTGAGCAATACATCCAATTACCAGGCAACctcatctaataaatttaaatctaaGGAAGCAATCACCACTCTGCCATCTACTCATAAATTACTCGACAACAATCCAAATATTAGATTCCACACTAGGTGGGTTCCGTTAACCAAAGAAAACATTAATAGTGACTTACAAGTCAGACCTCCACCACCAGGAGTTATTGTTTATAAACCAATTGAAGCATTCACATATCCTAACGCTTCGACACAAATAGAGAGAGTTACAGATGAGGTAAAACGCATAACAAGAAGAGGCAAACCATATAACTCTAACGATGTCGGTTCCAGACCTTGGAATGACCCAGGCCCATTACAATGGAGTATTCCTTTCTTTAAAAATAAGAATGCTAAGGTAGAAACCCCACAAGAAGATAACAGACCAATCTTGAAGATTGTTCATTTCGATTTTTCTACCGTTGCTTCAGTTGATGTAACTAGTATACAGGCTTTAGTTGATTTGCGTAAAGCCTTGAATATATATGCTGATAGAGAAgttgaatttcatttttcagGTATTTTATCTCCTTGGATTAGAAGGGGATTAATGAATGCTGGTTTTGGTTCGTACAGCGAGGATGGTTTAGTCAGTGATACTACTTATGTGAACATTGCTACTTCTTCTAAAACACAGGATATTGAATCGGGTATAAATGACCAATATTTTGCTGCCGTAAGCACCAATACTCCATACTTCCATTTAGACATACCGAACTTTTAG
- a CDS encoding DEHA2E16016p (no similarity), with protein sequence MEQRRPVKSKPNTQGIPDEDISTSRVIKALFLTFLSLFAIVLWGYHSVWAVKVMIYNTYGNFFNNLVFGPGTLIAHGGLSIKLVTYLNVILLDDKIDADHKKYL encoded by the coding sequence atggAACAACGCAGACCAGTTAAAAGTAAACCAAATACTCAGGGGATACCAGATGAAGATATCTCCACTTCAAGAGTGATAAAGGCACTCTTTCTTACGTTTCTTTCGCTATTTGCAATCGTACTTTGGGGTTATCATTCAGTTTGGGCAGTTAAGGTGATGATTTACAATACGTATggtaatttcttcaataatttagtATTCGGGCCAGGTACTTTGATTGCTCATGGTGGTTTAAGTATTAAGCTTGTTACTTATTTAAATGTGATACTATTAGATGATAAGATCGATGCAGATCATAAAAAGTATCTTTAG
- a CDS encoding DEHA2E16060p (weakly similar to uniprot|Q12495 Saccharomyces cerevisiae YPR018W RLF2 Chromatin Assembly Complex subunit 1: largest (p90) subunit of three-subunit protein complex (yeast CAF-I) involved in DNA-replication-linked nucleosome assembly), with the protein MSNSLPIYNSPSLTPTHKMNDQSDKVLQDHAVIEVVNPPKRNQEDESKDIETPKTKKQRLSTPEGTLDSSPFPIEEVNDTSPTKTLTKKQIEKLGRQKQREMERIEKEKKREEDRIRKEEERRVKEDERKRKAYEKEMEKEMRRKKLEEEKLEREKKKDEERLKKLTEKGERERQRLEKKRKNEELKERKDHERKLAEEEKRKAEESKERSQMKISNFFTIGKTVKSSPIKNEPKKDTQIVDLSNDESKEKEEETDIYNKVFLPFFQKKNVIMASSIQLTDSGLKKSIADFDSIVKAANNKSENTDISKFFKACKPKLREKNFTTPQDIVNALNSSQATESQIYEMFQNLSPMKYLQFYENIKPPYIGTWCSSNHMSTKLPVRNPFDTSKSGLDYSYDSDAEWNGEDAEDEGEGEDIDNDDEDDDDDDIDDEEEMDDFVESNDLMKKKKRIMGPLVAISKWNNDDENDHEFFDEIKYERLDINIEFSIDPFTNYWDVNKEKVVNSQTTEHTSFVNSLKNQGTSPNKSTSRSPNILTAQKPTIKDPKAIHELIQFIEKNNDFTIGTLVELSKKEFKTFTKALLKHTIQDIAFYNKKSGNWIVKPELKEKLSIGSEK; encoded by the coding sequence ATGAGCAATCTGCTTCCAATTTATAATTCACCTTCGCTAACCCCAACACATAAAATGAATGATCAAAGCGATAAGGTATTACAAGATCATGCTGTTATAGAGGTTGTAAATCCTCCAAAAAGAAATCAGGAAGATGAAAGTAAAGACATAGAAACACCCAAGACCAAGAAGCAAAGATTATCAACCCCCGAAGGTACTTTAGATTCAAGTCCATTCCCTATTGAGGAAGTGAATGATACATCGCCAACAAAGACCCTTACCAAGAAACAAATTGAGAAATTGGGAAGACAGAAGCAAAGGGAGATGGAGAGAATtgagaaagagaagaaaaggGAGGAAGATAGAATACgcaaagaagaagaacgtAGAGtgaaagaagatgaaaggAAACGAAAGGCATACGAGAAAGAAATGGAGAAAGAAATGAGACGTAAAAAactagaagaagaaaaattagaacgagaaaagaagaaagacGAAGAGAGATTGAAAAAGCTTACAGAAAAGGGAGAAAGAGAAAGGCAAAGACTAGAAAAAAAGCGTAAGAATGAAGAGCTTAAAGAGCGCAAGGACCATGAAAGAAAGCTAGctgaagaagagaaaagaaAGGCCGAAGAATCGAAAGAAAGGAGTCAAATGAAGAtttccaatttcttcaCTATTGGTAAGACTGTCAAGTCATCTCCGATAAAAAATGAACCGAAAAAAGATACTCAAATAGTAGATCTAAGCAATGACGAAagtaaagaaaaagagGAAGAAACCGACATATACAATAAAGTTTTCCTAccattttttcaaaagaaaaacGTTATAATGGCTCTGTCAATTCAGTTAACAGATTCTGGATTAAAGAAATCGATAGCTGATTTTGACTCGATTGTGAAAGCCGCAAATAACAAATCTGAAAACACGgatatatcaaaatttttcaaggCTTGCAAGCCAAAGCTTAGAGAAAAGAATTTTACCACTCCACAAGATATTGTTAATGCTTTAAACTCCTCACAAGCGACAGAATCACAGATCTACGAGatgtttcaaaatcttctgCCAATGAAGTATTTACAGTTCTACGAAAACATAAAGCCTCCCTATATTGGAACATGGTGTTCTTCAAACCATATGTCTACTAAATTACCAGTACGAAATCCGTTTGATACATCTAAATCAGGATTAGATTACAGCTATGACTCAGATGCAGAATGGAATGGAGAAGATGCAGAAGATGAAGGTGAAGGCGAggatattgataatgacgatgaggatgatgatgatgatgatatagacgatgaagaagagatGGATGATTTCGTAGAGAGTAAtgatttaatgaaaaagaaaaagagaataATGGGTCCATTAGTGGCAATAAGTAAATGGAATAATGATGACGAGAATGATCACGAAttctttgatgaaataaaatacGAAAGATTggatataaatattgaattctCGATAGATCCTTTCACTAATTATTGGGATGTGAACAAAGAGAAAGTTGTTAACTCTCAGACTACAGAACATACCAGCTTCGTCAACctgttgaaaaatcaagGAACAAGTCCAAATAAGAGTACCAGCAGGTCGCCTAATATATTGACTGCACAAAAGCCAACGATTAAAGATCCAAAAGCTATTCATGAACTAATCCagtttattgaaaagaataatgacTTCACTATTGGTACATTAGTAGAATTGTCTAAAAAGGAATTCAAGACTTTTACGAAGGCATTATTAAAGCATACGATCCAAGATATAGCCTTTTATAATAAGAAAAGTGGAAATTGGATTGTAAAGCCTGAATTGAAGGAAAAGTTAAGTATTGGCTCGGAAAAATAG
- a CDS encoding DEHA2E15994p (some similarities with uniprot|P39956 Saccharomyces cerevisiae YER169W RPH1 Transcriptional repressor of PHR1 which is a photolyase induced by DNA damage): MEGIYESDPSLVVEPDHYSGGIPVFKPTKKQFQDFYKFNKAINKYGMQSGIVKIIPPKAWSDTLTSNYTEEGLESIKIKNPIVQHINGSGVGIYSQQNIERPRTYNIFQWKDLSEKSNFQPPAPKGKPRVPPPTVGAVKCTGSAKDVSKMNAKSTINSSQTKNSYNIDTSQFTVDRCESLEKTYWKSLTYAEPMYGADSIGSLFSNSVKSWNVAHLPNILDLMDAKLPGVNDAYLYAGLWKATFAWHLEDQDLYSINYLHFGAPKQWYSISQADSGKFFELMKDTFPEEYRNCSEFLRHKTFLVSPQFLAKNGINCNNIIHNEGEFIITYPYGYHAGFNYGYNLAESVNFALDNWFPYGEVTKKCECISDSVGINVQQLYCKYKGIPYEYVQEQEEIESDSGNQSEEQKTILSQGKKKNVNKKQIKPDPMMQQVKKPEYECYLCPNNLPKKLTKSDQFQLLDTDLKDKKTSNVYRVHRICAQMFTNELEINNDKHTVRGLEQISTAQKNLKCVVCDSNSPKSKKPSHGACFQCKHSKCLRAFHGTCGLGGGGLYDFSGASMVCKYHRLKKSQGNEREQESKISEIPLDSLTQFTISLPDTSHQTKEIYCGYVVSNNPGESTIEVVSYPHLKERIEISYDDIIVGNSEVIDNSYFWNLKKARQSKPKPKKIESARVIDDEKITGIKTDSQLRLFKEDKFITEVLTPEFTAPKELKDERCSIFWYNLPRSSTDQVARYTDNIKSSIPNDTNYMKYLQRKKGKQHPSILIDNQKRKSDSGILYQDNKKAKNMANLQPSIPMFVPANKNYTPNQSFVPNVLYNGSFAPPEQFIYSPPHGPTQGVFYHRPGVETPVPMFRSNGAFKN; the protein is encoded by the coding sequence ATGGAAGGTATATATGAATCAGATCCTTCCCTAGTAGTAGAGCCGGATCATTATTCCGGTGGAATTCCAGTTTTTAAGCCTACAAAGAAACAATTTCAGGATTTCTACAAGTTTAATAAGGCAATTAACAAGTATGGTATGCAATCAGGAATAGTAAAGATAATACCACCAAAAGCATGGTCAGACACCTTGACACTGAATTATACGGAAGAAGGTTTGGAAtcaatcaaaatcaaaaaccCAATTGTCCAGCACATTAATGGCTCTGGAGTTGGGATTTATTCACAGcagaatattgaaagacCGCGGACCTACAACATATTTCAATGGAAGGACTTGTCGGAAAAGTCAAATTTTCAGCCCCCAGCGCCGAAGGGTAAGCCTCGTGTACCTCCTCCAACAGTTGGTGCAGTAAAGTGTACGGGAAGTGCTAAAGATGTATCAAAAATGAATGCAAAATCGACCATAAACCTGCTGCAGACCAAGAACTCCTACAATATTGACACCAGCCAATTCACGGTTGATAGGTGCGAGCTGTTGGAAAAGACGTATTGGAAGTCACTCACGTATGCCGAACCAATGTATGGTGCAGATCTGATAGGttctttattttccaaCTCAGTTAAGAGTTGGAATGTAGCACatttaccaaatattttggatttGATGGATGCAAAGCTACCAGGTGTTAATGATGCTTATTTATACGCTGGTTTGTGGAAAGCAACGTTTGCCTGGCATCTAGAAGATCAAGATCTATATTCGATCAACTACTTACACTTTGGTGCACCTAAGCAATGGTATTCCATTTCACAAGCAGATTCGGGAAAGTTCTTTGAACTTATGAAAGACACTTTCCCCGAGGAATATAGAAATTGTCTGGAATTCTTAAGACATAAAACATTTCTTGTGTCACCTCAGTTTTTAGCAAAGAATGGCATAAATTGTAATAACATAATACATAATGAGGGTGAATTTATAATAACGTATCCCTATGGATATCATGCTGGCTTTAATTATGGGTATAATTTGGCCGAGTCCGTTAATTTTGCTCTAGATAACTGGTTCCCATATGGAGAGGTAACTAAGAAATGTGAATGTATAAGTGACTCGGTAGGTATTAATGTTCAACAGTTATACTGCAAGTATAAAGGAATCCCTTATGAGTATGTACAAGAGCAAGAGGAAATAGAATCAGATAGTGGTAATCAATctgaagaacaaaaaaCCATATTGTCACAGGgcaagaaaaagaatgtaaataaaaaacaaattaaacCTGATCCTATGATGCAACAAGTTAAGAAACCTGAATATGAATGTTATTTATGCCCCAATAACTTACCGAAAAAGTTGACTAAGTCtgatcaatttcaattattagATACTGATTTAAAGGATAAGAAAACGCTGAATGTATACAGAGTCCATAGAATATGTGCTCAAATGTTTACTAACGAgcttgaaattaataatgataagcATACAGTAAGAGGACTAGAACAGATTTCCACAGCacaaaagaatttaaaatgtGTGGTTTGTGATTCTAATTCCCCTAAGAGTAAAAAACCATCACATGGGGCATGTTTCCAATGCAAGCATTCAAAGTGTTTGAGAGCTTTCCATGGTACTTGTGGCCTAGGGGGTGGTGGTTTATACGATTTCTCGGGTGCCAGTATGGTATGCAAATACCATAGACTAAAGAAATCCCAAGGAAACGAGAGGGAacaagaatcaaaaatatcagAAATACCGTTGGACTCTCTAACTCAATTTACTATATCTTTGCCGGATACTTCTCATCAGACTAAGGAAATTTATTGTGGATATGTGGTTTCGAATAATCCTGGGGAGAGTACTATAGAGGTTGTTTCATATCCACATTTAAAAGAAAGAATCGAAATATCATATGATGACATAATAGTAGGAAATAGCGAAgtaattgataattcatACTTCTGGAACTTGAAAAAAGCAAGACAATCGAAACCTAAACCGAAGAAAATAGAGTCTGCGCGtgttattgatgatgaaaagatCACTGGTATCAAAACAGACTCGCAGTTACGTTTGTTCAAAGAAGATAAGTTTATCACAGAAGTATTGACACCTGAATTTACTGCGCCAAAAGAACTCAAAGACGAAAGATGCAGTATATTCTGGTACAACTTGCCTAGGAGCTCAACAGACCAAGTGGCTAGGTATactgataatataaaatcatcaataccAAATGATACGAACTATAtgaaatatcttcaaagaaaaaaaggTAAGCAGCatccttcaattttaattgataatcaaaaaagaaaatctgATAGCGGAATATTGTATCAAGATAATAAAAAGGCGAAGAATATGGCCAACTTGCAGCCACTGATACCTATGTTCGTACCCGcaaacaagaattatacTCCTAATCAACTGTTTGTACCCAACGTGCTATATAATGGATCTTTTGCACCACCAGAACAATTTATCTATAGTCCACCACATGGCCCGACACAAGGTGTGTTTTATCACCGTCCTGGAGTAGAAACACCTGTGCCAATGTTCAGGTCTAATGGGGCCTTTAAGAACTAa
- a CDS encoding DEHA2E16038p (weakly similar to uniprot|Q12098 Saccharomyces cerevisiae YLR135W SLX4 Subunit of a complex that hydrolyzes 5' branches from duplex DNA in response to stalled or converging replication forks), translating into MSRLTEDSIGDINLASTQMQGRLEEFDEISKEEENMKKRIERLRKFKNIDTNTNHTIGLQNENLENKNKDTSITKPKRRSKRDNNRIKSLTSLMEETYNKGKSFQELKQSKLGQKDAQLSIFQYFSGHKEKIGDILKRIESIEKRKLESSDVPEIEHESRILYTKKEWTDIIKRIRLRFPELSSRTKKSLKYITNKIQIQNQSQLISEYPKNNSSIWSQASAPPDTEFTDDDLKWLYDLTSEQIINESTILQNDLEESDNETPFVMTLSQVMNTTKSEDTIDREFDVISDSSPEPSPIRVSFCCRDEQSDKALHLSEQKIQVKNSIYDPEFNGNEIFSHQKDSVETAVSIESFPFVQSGQRESITGDIAEISEDNFQVSETAPRQPQAIHGTQEAPIEISSSSINRGKTNLMSEEDRASHNEAEEVIISSPIKDSELFKTPTKRTPGSKNIMSSPFRLHCNSSPLSIRSNSVTPRHERIVSEESSAYSTARSKFKLSSAQPIPSQYQFDDSEEEAIFSSMPARQAYKKRKVYHTSRLLIDGGLYVELMNENSKVKIKTIETKRQPVDSENEIRDSEDEGEHDNSLSVIEITREVDDTDDLVNLGRNPRNENDTSVLQVPSSPQIDNSNVLGSLYTSQAADSAFGSEKILEDPIRSNALELTQDEFNNMSTKDLKAKFQEWGLKPVKGKEKMIQILSETNKLVSQSQLNDSQDKPMTASQHTIKTNIYNRISFHLKQDQYWLDKILSFEPINLCMLQEWLASGSAGVKLETDILEKYCDELGITYTDIK; encoded by the coding sequence atgTCTCGATTAACCGAAGACAGTATTGGTGATATCAATCTCGCTTCCACCCAAATGCAAGGAAGATTAGaggaatttgatgaaataagtaaagaagaagagaacatgaagaaaaggattGAACGCTTGAGGAAGTTTAAGAATATAGATACAAATACAAATCACACGATTGGTCTTCagaatgaaaatttggaaaataaaaacaaaGATACGTCTATCACTAAACCTAAACGAAGATCTAAACGAGATAACAATCGAATTAAAAGTTTGACTTCGTTAATGGAAGAAACCTATAATAAAGGGAAATCATTTCAAGAGCTTAAGCAGTCAAAGTTGGGCCAAAAAGATGCTCAGCtatcaatatttcaatatttttcaggCCACAAGGAGAAGATTGgagatattttgaagagaATAGAAAGTATCGAAAAAAGGAAATTAGAACTGTCTGACGTCCCTGAAATAGAACATGAATCAAGAATACTATACACCAAGAAAGAATGGACTGacattatcaaaagaattagGCTACGGTTCCCAGAATTGTCATCCAGGACCAAGAAGAGTCTTAAATATATCactaataaaattcaaatccaaAACCAATCACAGTTAATATCAGAGTACCCAAAAAATAATAGTAGCATATGGTCGCAAGCATCTGCACCTCCAGATACAGAGTTTACGGATGACGACTTGAAGTGGTTGTATGATTTGACTTCTGAAcaaataattaatgaaagcACGATATTGCAGAATGATTTAGAAGAGTCGGATAACGAAACCCCCTTTGTAATGACACTATCCCAAGTAATGAATACCACAAAATCTGAAGATACCATTGACAGGGAATTTGATGTGATTCTGGATTCGTCCCCTGAGCCCAGTCCTATAAGGGTAAGCTTCTGTTGTAGAGATGAGCAATCCGACAAAGCTCTTCATCTATCGGAACAAAAGATTCAGGTCAAGAATTCGATCTATGACCCCGAGTTTAatggaaatgaaattttttctCATCAAAAGGACTCAGTAGAAACTGCTGTATCAATTGAAAGCTTCCCATTTGTTCAATCGGGGCAGAGAGAATCAATTACGGGAGATATAGCTGAGATATCAGAAgataattttcaagtatCCGAAACTGCGCCTAGACAACCTCAAGCAATACATGGCACGCAAGAAGCACCAATCGAAATATCCTCCAGCTCAATAAATAGAGGTAAAACAAATTTAATGTCTGAAGAGGACCGTGCGTCTCATAATGAAGCGGAAGAGGTCATAATATCGTCCCCTATAAAAGattcagaattatttaagaCTCCGACAAAGAGAACTCCTGGGagtaaaaatataatgtCATCTCCATTTCGATTGCATTGTAATAGTTCACCGCTTCTGATACGATCTAATAGTGTTACGCCCAGACatgaaagaattgtttCAGAGGAATCATCTGCTTATTCTACTGCCAGATCTAAATTCAAGCTCTCTTCAGCACAGCCAATTCCTtctcaatatcaatttgacGATagcgaagaagaagctatattttcttctatgCCGGCACGTCAGGCCTATAAGAAACGCAAGGTATATCACACATCTCGATTGTTAATTGATGGAGGTCTATATGTTGAATTAATGAACGAAAATAGCAAAGTTAAGATTAAGACAATTGAAACCAAACGTCAGCCTGTTGATTCGGAGAATGAAATACGTGATTCTGAAGATGAAGGTGAGCACGACAACAGTTTAAGCGTCATTGAAATTACAAGAGAAGTCGATGATACTGATGATTTGGTAAATCTAGGACGCAATCCcagaaatgaaaatgatactTCAGTTTTGCAAGTGCCTTCAAGTCCACAGATTGATAATTCTAATGTTCTAGGGCTGTTGTATACCTCACAAGCTGCTGATTCCGCATTTGGCTCTGAAAAGATACTTGAAGACCCTATTCGTTCCAACGCTTTAGAACTAACTCAGGacgaatttaataatatgtCTACAAAGGATTTGAAGGCGAAATTTCAAGAATGGGGATTAAAGCCAGTCAAGGgcaaagaaaaaatgaTCCAGATTCTCTCTGAGACAAATAAATTAGTCAGTCAGAGCCAATTAAATGACAGTCAAGACAAACCAATGACTGCATCGCAGCATACAATTAAAACAAACATTTATAATAGAATCAGCTTCCATTTGAAGCAGGATCAATATTGgcttgataaaatattgagTTTTGaaccaataaatttatgTATGTTGCAAGAGTGGTTAGCATCTGGTTCAGCGGGTGTCAAGTTAGAAACAGACATATTGGAAAAATACTGCGATGAATTAGGAATCACATATACGGACATTAAATGA